From a region of the Clostridia bacterium genome:
- a CDS encoding DUF3343 domain-containing protein, protein MEYCVATFPCLHDALECEKTLKELDFKFQLIPVPREISSSCGLAVRFAPELLQEFKETVSKYQLSVDEIHTLKEKQNKKSLLNLLNS, encoded by the coding sequence ATGGAGTACTGCGTGGCCACGTTTCCTTGCCTGCATGATGCCTTGGAATGCGAAAAAACCCTAAAAGAACTTGATTTCAAATTCCAGCTGATCCCCGTACCCCGGGAAATCAGCTCCTCCTGCGGCCTGGCCGTCAGGTTCGCCCCGGAGCTCCTGCAGGAGTTCAAGGAAACCGTCAGCAAATACCAGCTCAGCGTCGACGAAATCCACACCCTCAAAGAAAAACAAAACAAAAAGAGCCTGCTTAACCTGCTGAACAGTTAG
- a CDS encoding GntR family transcriptional regulator, which produces MEPRIVVPPSLKDQVYDYLKEAIIRGELQFGSFYSVQWVASRLGVSRTPVREAVQQLQHEGLIDVFPYKGFTIKTISPAVIEEVFEVREAIESFCIKKLLAQYGSPVYGELMKSLEKTLAEQKYMVVHGKDAMDYWKLDKGFHRLIVEFCNNKVLREVYESISDKISSIALATLQDRRRFASASEEHALIFAKLKEGSQEAVNVNVAHLLSTKSLIMKTWEKWENNARIEDAFSAPRFED; this is translated from the coding sequence ATGGAGCCAAGAATCGTCGTCCCGCCAAGCCTGAAGGACCAGGTCTATGATTACCTCAAAGAAGCAATTATCAGAGGGGAACTCCAGTTTGGGAGTTTTTATTCGGTACAGTGGGTGGCTTCACGGCTGGGGGTCAGTAGGACACCGGTGCGAGAAGCGGTACAGCAGCTGCAGCATGAAGGCTTGATCGATGTGTTCCCTTACAAGGGATTCACCATTAAAACCATCTCGCCCGCCGTCATCGAGGAAGTTTTTGAAGTCAGGGAAGCCATTGAATCTTTTTGCATCAAGAAATTGCTGGCCCAGTACGGCTCTCCTGTGTACGGGGAACTCATGAAGAGTTTGGAGAAAACCTTAGCAGAACAAAAGTACATGGTGGTCCATGGCAAAGACGCCATGGATTATTGGAAGCTGGACAAAGGTTTTCATCGCCTCATCGTCGAATTCTGTAATAATAAGGTGTTGAGAGAGGTCTATGAATCCATCAGCGATAAGATTAGCAGCATTGCCTTGGCCACTTTGCAGGACCGCCGCCGCTTTGCATCGGCCAGTGAGGAGCATGCCTTGATTTTCGCCAAGTTAAAGGAGGGCTCTCAAGAGGCTGTCAACGTGAATGTGGCTCACCTGCTGAGCACGAAGAGTCTGATTATGAAAACTTGGGAAAAATGGGAAAATAATGCTAGAATAGAAGACGCATTTTCCGCGCCAAGATTCGAGGATTGA